The Brachypodium distachyon strain Bd21 chromosome 4, Brachypodium_distachyon_v3.0, whole genome shotgun sequence nucleotide sequence aagacaagactttgaccaagaattacactattaatatgtaacatatatgatgcaaaatcatgattattagaaagaacATTTAAAGATGAATTTactgatataaatttcatttaTGTAAAagcacatattaatagagttatcattggtcaaagccttgtcttaacgaaacaaaatacgccaacctttgtgaaatggagggagtatcatttatTCATGAATCATGAGTGCTCTAAGACGTTTTCAGTTGAGTCACCATACTAAAATGTTACGTTTTTTAGAATAACTCAGTAGGTAGGAGAATATTGTACATTATTATTAACAGTAAGTTATGTGAGTGGCAAAATAGTAGTCAGTAATATCTGAGCACTAAGATCTTTTCACTTTTTCAGTTCAATCATCGTACTAAAAAGTTACTTCTTTATAGAGCAAGACAGTAGGTAGGAGAATATTGTACATTATTACAAGTTAATAATAAGTAAATAATTCACACATCAATGCAAAAGACAATACATATCATAATTAAGTAAGAGTGGTTGCTCAAGTCAAATTTGAGGTGTTTATTTGTTTCTACTGTTGGTGACGACCAAGGAGGAACGAACCAGCTTACAAGGAGCCTAGCCACCGAGTGGGCCCATGACAAGATTCGTGTGAATGCCATCGCGCCAGGCTTCATCACCAGCGACATGACAAATAGTGTAAGCAACAATCAATCACCAGATGAATAATCCAAGTTATCCTTATGACCAACACTAATTTGTTCTCCTCTGCTAATCACCAATCCATAACTATTTATGTTTGCAACTGAACAGTTAGAGTTGGAGATCCTAGAGGAGGAGAACTCCAAGACCCCGATGCGGCGGATTGGCGAGCCGGTGGAGGTCGCTGCGGCTGTGTCATTCCTTTGTATGCCAGCGGCCTCCTACATTACCGGCCAGGTCATTTCTGTCGATGGTGGACGCACCATTAGTGCTTAACTGATGCTATTTACCATGCACACATGTGGAATGTACATCTGGGAAAATAAATATCGGCAACATCCCAAAAATGTAGTGGAAACTGGGTACTGCAATTTAAGCCACCGATCACAAGAGGTCTTCTCGAAAGTACAATATATAAGATCCAGCTTCCTTGATCCTTATCACTCGGATCATGGTCATCGCCACCGGTAGAGGTAGTTTCTGTTTTATTATGCGTTGTAACTTGGCCTCCACCCTCCTCATCATCGATCAACATTTGTTCGAAGAAATAGTCTGTCAGTCTGTCTCCATCACTGAAAACTTATGGCACTACAGCACATGTACAAGAAGAACAGATTAGGAGGCAATTAAGACTCTTCGAGGCAGTTATGTATTAGGTGGAGAGAACTGTTTACTCATGTACTTGCATGGCAGATGAAATTTCACTGTCAAGTTGAAATAATCTACTATACAATTCTAAATGTGTTTCTAGAAACCGGCTCTCCGACATTATCACTACGTGTCCGATGCTCTGTAACTACGTGTTTAcaaactgcatgcatgccctgCGTGAAAGTCTGAACTTAACGGTCAGGTAGGCCATATAGGCTCGATCATAGGCACGAAGAATCCACATCTTGCCTGAGAGTTTACTCCCgcgtttcaaaaaaattgcaagcacaagaaagaatttaattttttttatctcgcCGCCGGCTCAGCACGGTCCTGCCAGCCGGAGCCGGCCACTCCGTGACAATAGGTTCAGTGCTGGATAGAGACCATCGATACACCTTTGAAGTCAGTTTCAAAAAATACACCTTTGAAGCCTGCATTTGGAGCTGTGTCCGTGGACGCTCATATACCTTCTGCTGCTGCGTTCTGTCCTGTTCGACCGTGCCTTGGCTTGATCTCCGTGGAATCCAACAATATACAATACAGTTTTGCAACATTTaagttgtctgatttttagtttGAGATAAGTTGTTTCCTCAGCAGTTTGACATgatttgtgctttaagattcgaaAAGGATGATGAAAAAAGGGATAAAATGAGATTTAGATACTAATCCAATGAGTCTGGTTGGTCAACTTAGATCTAACCCTTTTGCTTCAAAATCAACCAACATATATATAGCCACACACCCTATTTGTTAGCATTGGAACACTTGACAAAGTCTACAGCTTACTGACGGCCAGTTGGCATTATTTTGATAATCAACAACAGAGGGCTTTAATTTATGACTGCCGGAAGAAAGAGAACTGCAAGAGTACTGTTAATCACATGGAAAGTCTTCGGTAATAATCTATTCTTTGTTTGTGTAACTAACAGTCTAACAGCTAGAGATTAATTAGTTTTGTAAAGTCAGTTGCAGATTAATTATGATTGCTTGAGCGTGTTCCCCTAGCTAACAAACCTAAGCGAGATGCACACCCACTAGCTATATATTTTACAAACCACATGCGAATGATATCTAGAAAAATTAATGAAGTCTTAATCAAGGTCATCTAGTACAAAAAGATTAAGCGTTGGCTGGCTCAGGCCACTCACTGCCAATTGGCCGGTCCTTGTCGTCGTACGTTTGGCACCGGCATTACATATAACTTCCATACACCATTGAACCATATACATCCAAGGCAAATTAGTTGTCTGGCAAACAGATAGAGATCGATCCATGGCAGCTACCGGCGCGAGCAGGGAGGAACGGTGGAGCCTGGCAGGCGCGACGGCGGGTCGGCGCTCGTCACCGACGGCAGCAAAGGGATCGGGTAACGTATATATACTGTATATACGTACGACGTATGCAATCACATAGGCATCTTTCATGCACGTCTAGCTAAATTAATCGTGTGCTTGCTGGATGATTGTTGGATGGATCTGCAGGCATGCGATCGTGGAGGAGCTGGCGGGGTTCGGGGCGCGTGTGCACACGTGCTCCCGGAACGCGGCGGAGCTCGAGGAGCGCCGCCGGGCgtgggaggagaaggggctTCAGGTCACCGTCTCCGTTTGCGACGTCTCCTCGCGCGACGACAGGGAGAAGCTCATGGAGACGGTGAAGCATACCTTCGTCGGCAAGCTCGACATACTGGTAACTAAACTGAATAATATACCCATGTACatgtgcatcaattgatgcagagAAAAACTACCGTTATCCTTTTTcatgtgcatgtgtgtgtCCTATGTTTGTAAAAGAAATTATGTTTTGTTAGGCACTATTCATGCATAAATTTTGGTAGGCACTAGTTAATTGACCATTTGTCTAAGAGGAAACAAACACATTATTAGGCTGCCTCTAGTTAGGATAAGCGTGTGAAAGTGGCCTACACACATTTAGATAGAATCATTAGCAATAAAAGAAGTTCGAAAACATATGAAACACAACTATGTAGGCCAATGTGCCTAGCTAATTTCACATCCAGGCTGACCTAAATAAATGCCGACAATCGGCCTAGCGAAAGAAATACTGTAAACTTAAGATTCAAACAGTGGCCCAAATATCTTTCAAagaagagtaaatttcacaaaaccacatttcTTGGGACTAGGGTTTCAGGCCACAGTTATGactaatagtctcacaaaaccacactttttcgGATAGATCTTCTCAAAGAACCCAAATCAGGTAATTAAGATCgtttgatggtgtttctgacaagtgggacccacatgtacATTATTATTAACAGTAAGTTATGTAAGTTCCAAATTAATAATAAGTAATTCACATCAGGGCAAAAGACAATACAAATCATAATTAACTAAGAATCTCTAGTCAAATTAAATTTGAGGTGTTTATTTGTTTCTGTTGTTGCTGACGACGAAGGAGGAATGA carries:
- the LOC100823087 gene encoding LOW QUALITY PROTEIN: tropinone reductase homolog At2g29360 (The sequence of the model RefSeq protein was modified relative to this genomic sequence to represent the inferred CDS: deleted 2 bases in 1 codon), which gives rise to MAATGASREERWSLAGATGSALVTDGSKGIGHAIVEELAGFGARVHTCSRNAAELEERRRAWEEKGLQVTVSVCDVSSRDDREKLMETVKHTFVGKLDILEE